The DNA sequence AAGGTAGGCCTCTTGTTTTTAGGGCTATTCCTAAAATAGTGCATGTATATTTAGTAAAACCAATTGTTTGAGAATTGTGCAGCTAATTGTGCAGCTATGTTTTTCATTTGCcaacttattttcagaaataagtaTATTTCTGTTGGTTAGGCTTCATGCTGATGAGATAACAGTTTTAAAACACATATGTGGGAGTTGGCTTTACCTGACTTCATGGCCAAATTGTACACTCCTGACTTTGACCATTTTTTCCAGaatagcttccttttttttttttttttttttttttttttttttgagatggagtcttgctttgtcactaggctggagtacagtagcatgatctccgctcattgcaatctccgcctcccgggttcaagcgattcccctgcctcagcctcctgtagctgggactacaagtgcataccatgacacccgactaattttttgtatttaagtagtaacagggtttcgccatgttggcccggatggtctggatctcctgacctcatgatccccccgcttctgcctcccaaagtgcttcctCATTTCgaagacaaatttaaaatgtaacttcACATCTGTACCTACTACAGAAATGTATACTtccttacacacacatacatgcacactgcAAAAACTTTAGACCCTGTGAATATAGTCAATAATGTTGCCTTTATGCCTGAAGAGCAGTACTTTTGTTTTCAGgtagcataattttttttaaagatcaaatcTCAAAATTATACTTCACTTAGAAGAACTTTATCCTGTAGACTCCTGTTCAGAGGCACGATGGTGATAAAGACAGCTTTtgctttcatttgtattttatgacAGTGGAAATCAGTAGTATTTTCAGGGAGAAACTGTGAGAGAAATGACTTGGCTGAACATCTGCTATGAAGCTTTTATCTGAATCTGAGGCTCCAGTGGATGACCTCGAAGGATCTCCACTCCCAACTTTTAGATTATACAAGTCTaatccaaattctttcttgtaaGGCTTTACGTTAACAAGAAAGATGGCTGTTTGCTGCCTTCTTCATCTGTTTCTTACATAGCAAATTACTTCCTAGAATGTCTGAAGTTTTGATAGCtgcattttatctttattttatcatTGGTCATGATATCTCTTTAAGGGGAGACagttccattttataaatatggaAGCAGAGGCCATCTGAGGTTAAATGGTTTGTCAAAATCATATGTGAACTATGTAACACCAAAGGCCAAATGTAGCACTAGggatatttctgaaaataaaaggcAGTGCCCAAGAATCtataactttgttttctttttgaggtagagtctcactctgttgcccggctgGTGTGCAgaggcaccatcatagctcattgcaccCTTGAACTCgagactcaagctatcctcccacctcagcctcccaagaagctgggactacaggaatgcaccaccacaccaggctaatttttctatttattaatttatttttgtagagacagggacttgctgttgcccagcctggtctcaaactcttggccttaaaCAATCTTCCCACATcatcctcccaaagcgctggaattacaggtgcgagctacCATACCTAGCCAATGtaactttaattttttcccccattgGTAGGATTTTGAATTTGTGTGTGCAGTTGCATGTGAGTGTTTGAGTCAGATATTATATCAAATTCGACTTTGCATCTCAACTACCCAGCACTGTGCTGGACACAACATAGGCACTTAATAAATCCATGTAGTATAAATGAAAGGGTACCAGGGAAATAATCTTGTCTGGCAAAAGATAgtggcattttcatttttaatcactGGGATACTGATTATTTTCAGTTCCCCACTCTGCCACCCCATCTCCCCAACCAAATCCTGAAATTCCCCcatgaataataaatacatttataacaaGCAATGGTCTTAACCTGAATTTTCATACTGAAAACAGTAACGATTTTGGATGTGGAACTCAATTTCTATGTTTGGGcatcttttgtaatttctttatgCCTCAATTGGAGTTTAACAACAATGAATACAGATATTTTAAACCACTAGCATGAACACTaatgacatttattaagcacttgctAAAAGCCATGGAATGTGCCAGAGAGCTTACATGCATCTTCATATTTAGTCTACACAACACACCTGGGAGGCAGGTCTTCTTATTGCCACCATACCCTGGCTCAGACACATGAGTCTCctgttcaaagtcacacagccagccaGGCAGAGCTAGAAGAGGAGTAATGACTGACTGTGGTGAGGACTTGATGGTCAGCCCTCCATAAACAGCAGCTATTAAGATAATGGTGATTATGCAGGAGTCCTTGGGAGCACATAACACAATGAGTGTGCAGCATCTTAGCATAAGTAAGTTTACGAGATCTGTTTCCTCCCTAATAGGGAAGGCTGTCAGCATGAAAGCTATATCTGCTTGAGGGCAGGGAAAACTTAAGGATGTGTTAGGGGTGAGAATGTAGAGAGTGAtcacattatttcaaaattaaaatagtcCTTTTGAGAATATACCCTTCAATATTTAGCTGTGTATGTGAAAGTAGGAAACAGAggcaaaaacatattttatcaaTTTCACAATTTACCTAACATACGTCTTGCTTTGCTATATGCTTGAATATTACAAAGAACAGGATGGAACATTCTTCCTTGCTCTTCCTCTGAGAGAAATCTGTTGCCGTATGCTGTTCAGCCTTCAGTCCGGGAGTGCCATCCCACAGTGTTTCAGTGGAGAGCTGCCAGGAGAGAATAATAACACTAGCGGTGTTATTTGCTGACACGAAGGCTAGGAATACACTCACAGCCTAGACTTGGCTTCTTGCCTCTTGTTAAGGCACCAAACAGCCGGGCTTACGGACAACTTCCCTGAGACACACTCGCTTACTCTAGCACTATTTAAATCTCTTTGTGTGGTGTATTGCTTTATTTCCTCCAagtcttttatgtttttaatctcACCTCTCATTCGTTTTCATCCCTGAGACTAAAGAAGCAAGAAGGAGTACAGATCTGGGGATGTTAACCTGAGGTCTATGAACCCCAACATGAATGGGCttcaggccagtcttgaaccaAACCCCTGATCTCTCAGAAGGTAAGGGAGGCCTAGACTGTTTTGCTTTTCTGAGGTTCCATTTAGATTAAAGAGTAGATATGCCCAAATAGAGTTAGCAAAGCTAGTGTTTATTTTTAACTGCTTACTATAATAAACTCTTTTAGCACATAACAGTATAAAAATATGATGCAATGTAATTGTGCAAAACAGGATATTTACAGTGTTTATGAAAAATaccaatttaaaatgtttcaggtGGTATGATCAAATCATGGGTTGCAAGATTAAAGTTGTCTAttgaatgttttccatttttcaattCTCAGCATGTGTCTCTGTGAATGTATGTGTACTCTCACTTCAAAAAGAAGTTTCATAGTCAAAATTTGAGGAATTCTGCTTATGTGAATCATCAACTACATGCCTCCCCACCCCTGTCCCTCACTGGTTCCTCTTTTTACTCAGCCTTTCCTGAGAGGGTCTGCCTTGACAGTGAATGCAAACTTTTATGCTCATGGGTTCACTTCCTAGGTTTTATTAGATTCTCTAGGCAGTCCATTTTCCAAAAAAGGTTAAGAACCTACTTGTCTCAAAAGTAACCTAATCTATTAAACCCAGACCAATGAACAGAactcctcatttaaaaaattcagaatattcttcttttatattataaaatcttttaaccttgcaatttaaattaatattaattattggCATGCTTTTAAAAAGCGTGTTTAGTAATCTTGACATTTGTTGTTTCAAGAAAAATCTTGTTTCTTAAATTTGCCGCCTCTCTATTCCTGTTCAGGAATATCTAAGGTTAAAATGAGGACACGGGTTATCCTGAAGAGTCAGTGGTCTAAAGCCCATCCTGCTACTCTGGAATTGTGTGACCCCAAGGAAGTGCTCAccctctctgttcctcagttcTGCATCTCTAAGATGAGATAGTTAATTTTTCATTCCTCAAGTCCTTTTTAGCTCTAAAAGATTATGAGTTTTCTTACTCTGTTTCTCCACCTACTTCCATACTGCCCTTGCAATGTTTTAATACCTGAGCTCCAAGGCTATTGTCATGACGTTTTGGCCTACTctcttagaaataaaagaaaacaaaacatttgctTACTTTAACTACAACCAAAACCAGTACTTAATAGGTCTGAATTCAGATATATTTTGTCTTTGACCTGAtgtcaatgaaatatttattttcttgtcatgGTGAGCAGTGCATGCCAAGGAAACTTAGATCActataaaaacttaaaatctaAATGTTTTGGCCCTGTTAAGTTGCCAGATACAGAGCTGCACTGATAGCTTAGGGCACTAGATGGCGATATAAGCGCATCACATAACAAGCATCTTCTTGATTGGTCCAGCATTAAAATCCTAATGATTGAGGCCAGAACAGGTTAATGCATTAGTTAAAGAAATGAAGTCAAATATAATCAGATGTAGGAATGTTGGCTAATGCTCTGAATATGTTCAGTAACCCAATGCTTATTGACAGAAAAGATTGTTAAAGTAGAAACTAATTTATCCTACTGTTGGGTGTATCTTCAAGCTAATATTTTGGGCAAGAGTAGCCAATAAGCACGTTTCTCATAAAATGTGTATAATTCCTAAGTTCACCTCCATTTttggttttcactttttaaaaatagcaattgtTTGGGATGGCATGTGCCTCACATATATTATTCGTTGACCAAGCACTATATTCTTATGAGAGATGTGAGCCCTAAGACACTGGTGTTTTAAAGGGGAAATGGCAGACTTACTGTAAGCTGTTGGCTGGGCCATTATTGACTGGCAGGCTCAACTGGAAGCACTTTGTTAGTGGATTAGGTTGCCCTGGAAATGCCTTCCTGAAACTCTAATGATGCACTTAAGGGAGCCCTCTGGAACAGGAGTAAAATGTCTTTTAGCAGGAGTGCCTTCCACCAGAGTCCTCTTGGGATGACttgggagggggctgggggcaCATCCAAAGAGATGCTCAGTAAGGAAACAACCCCAGAAAAAGGTTGCAGGTATCAATTTCTTACAGGTAAGCTAAGATAATGACTTATGGATGGATGCAAACTGTGGGCTTTCTGTGGGTGCCAGTGTTTCATGTCTTCATTTCGAAAGAGCATCATTAATTTCAGAGTGTTTATTTATCTACCCATCTACGTATATattaatagttatttatttatttatttgctaggGGTTGTGGTGGCAAgcagatgaaacagaaaagaaaaaagagagaatttgagTGTATATGGTTTAAATCAAAGGATTAAAAAAACCCACTTTGTAGTTTGAACATTGGGGTCATTTGGTGTGCGTGTCTGTGTTTTAAAACAAGCTTTAGAGAGAAATTTGCCCTTCAGCAGGAATTCCGTGAACGGGGAGGGgcgaagggggaggggggaagatttgtagatttttcaaataaaaagtcaGTTGTGTTTATCTCACAACTTACCTcttgggtggggggcagggatTTGCTGtgggatggtgatggtggtggaggtgaaaacaagaaagaaggaaaaggcccTTGGAAACTCCAGACTCCAGGACAGGACAAGGAGGGAAGTGGCTGCGCAGCACTGCGTCTCCGCCCCAAGCCCCGCGCGCCCGGCAATCGCGTGCCCACCGCGGGAGCGCGGCGTCCCCATGCAGTCCTGGCAACCTGTCACCGAGGAGGACGTGACTCGGAGCTGCTGCCGCTTTCTCTAAGCCATATTCCTTTAAGATGATGTAATAGTAATTTCCCTGGATGGTTTCTTGCCTGCACTGCTGAAACAACAGCATCCGAACTGCACTGGGAACTGTGGAACCACCCAGCTCCGCCACCAGACAAGCCGGAGCCCCGGGCCCCCCGCCGGCATCTCTGCGCTGCGTTGGCCTCTGGCTCCCACCGGCTCCCACCTGGCTGGGAACATGGGAGTCCGTTTGCCCTTGCTGGCAGGTGGGGTGGCTACCTGGGACCCCAGCAGGGCACGTCTCTCCATCTTTCTGCTTCTGGGCTTTCTGAAAAGCTTCTAAGTCCTGGTACCTCTTGCAACTCCCTTCTAAGGATCCTTTCCaaagatttctttttccatttttcccccaCCTCGGGGAAGCTTTGGTTGAATATTTTCTCTGCTTTACTTCTTCAACCCAACCTCCTCTCATCACGGTTTAACTTTTTTGTGACTTGTTTTAACTTAAGATACGGAGTGAATACATATGCACCTACATACTTATATAAACACAAATAGGCATTTATATAAATACGtacatataatagttattttCCAAGAGCACACCTCTCTGGCACTTTTTACTGATACCTCGGTCGTTTACCTGTTTGGAATTTGACAAGATCCAGACTCAGTTTGGCTGTGGATTCTGATTGCTTTAcaaatggttattattattttttttttttcacaagaacTGGGTCTCCAGTACTCACTAAGGTAAGCTCTAAGACTTATTGCTTTTCCTGTCCAGCTGAAAAAAAACCCCATTTAGAAGTTGAAAATTGCATGTTTCTTTTTAAGGTAGACTTACaagtaaaattgtttttcataCTAATTGCTGGAGACATAGGCTTATAGATGAACATGTAGACACAAAATAGCATGAGAGAAGCATGATTTAATTGAAGAATGACTGAGATCAGTAGTTCCAGAGCTGCTTATGTAAaataatctctctctccctccctctgtttttccctccctccctctctctctctctccagaggACTCTCTTTTTCTGACTCATTCCGGgtttgaggaaataatttttctcttttccttcagacGGACATCTGAGTAACTGGGGAATTGGCCTGCCTTGCCTGTGAGCTTGATGGAAGATTGGCTATAGAAGAGTTGATTATATTCTATGAAGTAACAGCTCACTACCATCCAGGGTTTAAACTACTTTTTCAGCATCACTTCACCTGTGGACTCTTATACATTTTgctttcttggggaaaaaaaactggGATAAGAGAAGGTCATTTTTTAATAAGTTAGCatccttttccctttcttacAAGTTGATCCAAAGGATAAGGCTGTGACTCCATTGGATTGCACCTTCAAATCAAAATAGCAGCAGCAGAAGAAAGGGACAATGGCTCTGAGTGGAAACTGTAGTCGTTATTATCCTCGAGAGCAAGGGGCCGCAGTTCCAAACTCCTTCCCTGAGGTGGTAGAGCTCAATGTTGGGGGTCAAGTTTATTTTACTCGCCATTCCACATTGATAAGCATCCCTCATTCCCTCCTGTGGAAAATGTTTTCCCCAAAGAGAGACACGGCTAATGATCTAGCCAAGGACTCTAAGGGAAGGTTTTTCATTGACAGAGATGGATTCTTGTTCCGTTATATTCTGGACTATCTCAGGGACAGGCAGGTGGTCCTGCCTGATCACTTTCCAGAAAAAGGAAGACTGAAAAGGGAAGCTGAATACTTCCAGCTCCCAGACttggtcaaactcctgacccccgATGAAATCAAGCAAAGCCCAGATGAATTCTGCCACAGTGACTTTGAAGATGCCTCCCAAGGAAGCGACACAAGAATCTGtcccccttcctccctgctccccaccgACCGCAAGTGGGGTTTCATTACTGTGGGTTACAGAGGATCCTGCACCTTAGGCAGAGAGGGACAGGCAGATGCCAAGTTTCGGAGAGTTCCCCGGATTTTGGTTTGTGGAAGGATTTCCTTGGCAAAAGAAGTCTTTGGAGAAACTTTGAATGAAAGCAGAGACCCTGATCGAGCCCCAGAAAGATACACCTCCAGATTTTATCTCAAATTCAAGCACCTGGAAAGGGCTTTTGATATGTTGTCAGAGTGTGGATTCCACATGGTGGCCTGTAACTCATCGGTGACAGCATCTTTCATCAACCAATATACAGATGACAAGATCTGGTCAAGCTACACTGAATATGTCTTCTACCGTAAGTACAAAgggttcttttaattttttgtgtgtgtcagttCCCTTCGCAAATGTATATGGTCTGTGTGTTCTGTCCATACCTAAGGAACATGGTTTGGAATTCTTTTAACTCTTGAGTTATAGTTAGAGAATTAGAAGTTATAATTCAGCTCTCATGTCTAACCTAAGGCAACTTTTATCCAATGAGGTCACAGAATATTCAAAGGCCTCCAAAATCGCAAGATGCAAATGATGTTGGTATATGCaatatgtaaaatggaaacaagcatgtatatcttttttttttttgccaaatatTGAATTGTGAAAATAAGGTTGATGATTACATCTTGGCTGTTTGTCCATAGGAGCTTGGTATACTCAGTGGAAAAATTACTGCTGTCTATTCATTTAGCTGGACTTTGAGGTCTATTAAGCTGTTTGCTGAAGACTTGCTTTCATCAGGGGCTTTGAAAACACAAATGGATGTTGCCATGAATAATGTGGTCTTGGCTAGATGGCAGTACAGACTGCTGAAAGGCCCCCTGCACCCCCCAAGTCTAAAATTTGCTTTTAAGGGTTTTACAAATCTGCTGTTTGATTCTGAAGCCTTTTGTACTGAGACCTGAGTTGCACTGCAGACTTAATTAAGCTGAACTTCATTTAAGATCTATCTAAAAGGGACTAGATCCTTGAGAATTGTCAATCACATGCAAACACCTTCAGACAGCTGAGGTGATAGAATTACTGACATAAAAGGAAACCAGAGAGGGAGGAAATGAAACAATGATACTGAAGACTTTTAAGTAAGGGGTTTTTAGAGGTCAGTTCATTTGCTTAAATGAAGATACCCTGCAGATTCCTCATTTTATGATATGGCATTATTCTAAACTATATAAACTATGAGCCATTGATCTCTGAAAGGAAGAGTAAATCAGCCTGCACTCTTTGGTACTCGATTTTAACTGCCAGTTTTCAACAGGCCCAGGAGTTGGGTGAAGTAAATTCCACAAGAAATGTGTTTCCAGTGTTAACATTTGATTTCCTCTATTCTTACTCTAAAACAAATCCAGAATTCagaattaaaatatctaaatttctttaaatgtaaaaGTAGGACTGACTTTCTTGGACTGGTTTTCTTCCTTagttatgtttattcatttggCAATGGTGCTGGAAACCTTGGTGAAGAGGCTAGTGGGAAGCCAAGTCATTCTCTACTAAGCTATCACACATTTGGTTTTGAGAAGTGAAGACACATGTATTGCATAGCCAGAACAacctgcagaaaaaaatgaaatcagtaatcAGCTCAGGAGTATACTGATGTGCAATAACAAACATCATTTGGTTCATTAATCCTATCTGTGGCCTCTACAATCTATATCTTCCTTTATGCTAGAGCTTAGTGGACAggtattgttttcttccttttggtaAATTTCTCACTAGTGTAGAGATAAGATTCTGGCTTTTTAGCTTTGTATAAAGGAATATGACATTATCTATCATTCTGAAGAAGAAATATCTTCTCCAAACTTTTTGGAGAAGTACATCTTAGAGATAGTTCCCATGCAGCTTTGTAATATTTACCATGTTCTCcaattttgaatatttgaaaacatagCATCATAAGAAGCTTCAACcacataaatgaaaacataccaGTTGTACCCCCCAGAAAGACCACATTGGATTTATAGTCACTTGCTTACAGAAATGAGACCCACACACTGAAATTTATTTGTCTACCAGGGGCATTTCTGTGTTCATCAAAGGCTCATCTGTCCAACACAATTTCCCTTTAGATTGCTCTGGACAGGCTCCATTCTCCTGACTatgtcatttcttctttctttgttgaaTTGCTGAGAGATTGCTGAGGAATAGTTTGTTCTCCATCTCTCCATGGACAGGCTAGCACGAATGTGCAGGAACTTCACACCAGCAGCATATATCTTGCAAATGATATGCTTCCCCTTTGTACCCAACATCCAGAGCTACGTGTTAACTCTTCCTCTGTCTTAGGACCAATAACACTGACAGCTGGCTTTCTAGGGTGCATAACAGCTTCCGTGCAGCTGCTTAGCCATAATTATTTAATTGGAAGCTGCCAACTGTGCCTATATAAGCATTAATTCATCAAGCTGTTGTGCTCGGGTTAATGGGCCGAAACCATGGGAGAAGCTCTAAAGCAGGGAGTTGGCTGCATGCAAAGATGCTTTTCACAAAGTAACTCAACTTCCTCCTGGGCTTAGGGggaaatacatacacacacacacacacacacacacacacacacacacacacacacacacatatatatacatacacacacacaagctccTTACATCTAAGGGATTAACAGTTTAAGCAATCAGTCTTTTTTGATAACACAGGAATAATGCAGAGTCACTTTGCATGGATCAATATCtcagtaaaaaataaacagcaagaaaTTAGTGCATTGCATGATGGTTCATAATCATGGGGAGAGACTTCTTGTTTCCCTGTTTGcctattttttcttctgagtCTCCCAGGAAAAATTTGGTAGACCGAAATCTACCTATCAACCATGAATAAGTTAGATTCTTACctcatttacattttcatgtgGACCTAGAATTGATGGTCACTATCAGGTGGTTTTGAGTGTGTGTTTTGTTAGTGTAGAACTATGAACAATGAAAAAGTCAACAGGTGTTTGTATGTGCTTGAGAGGAAGGTAAGAAATGTGTTTGTCTACATCACTTACACACCAAAATACAGGTGAAATGCTATGGATTATGATTCACTTATCCGCAACTGAAAGAGTTAATATGAGTGATACAGGAACATAGAAAAGAAACATCTACCCTAGGGATTGTCTTACAAAGTATTTTAGACATGTCCTttgctttaatttaaaacaataagaaGGTTTCTTTACTCCTTTTCCACCCAACTGACTGAATAATTACTTTTCAAGCATTATGTGGAAGGTGAGGTCATAAATATCATAAAATGCCTTCTTGATTCACCtctaaataaaatgagaactgTGTGATTTGGAAAAGACAAGTCCTGATTTTGAACTAGATACTCAATGACAATTCATATCACTTAGGAACCAAATGACAGGTGCATGGAAATAAATGAACCTTTATTTCCAGAGCCATCTTCTGATGCCTGAGAGAGTGGGAAGATTGTTCTTGGTTGGAGAGAATTATGCACATTTCCAAAAGCCTACTCATGAGTGAGTTACTTCAGCCAAATGCCTGAAAGCACTAAGATTTAAAGGCATTTGCTTCTAATAAAGCTGTGATAACATCACCACATATAGGGAGGTTAATTCATAGGACACTTATTCTGAAAACATACACTCTGAATTCTGTGAATTATAGAAGCAGACACATTGATTCatcatcttttcaacaaattgcaGCTTGTAAGTGCATTTTAACctttcttctctttacttattttcctaaaatttacAGTTGCTTCCACAGAAATCTCTAAATTGCCTTTTAGATGCAGTATATATCTTCAGGATTATTGATTAAGATAGGCTGTCGGAAAAAAGTAGATCAAGAAATTATCTTCCACTTATAattcagctgtgtgaccttgtatTGGGGAGAAATATATGCTTTGGCCACTGTGAATAATTTAGGTAAGATTGACTTTAACAAGCTTCAATAAGAGCATGTGCTTTCATAAGAAAACAGGTGGAAATGCATCTACCCTAAAATGATTCTAGCTTTTTTTTCTCCTGGCTATTTGAAAGATCCCAGTAcgggttgagcatccctaattcaAAAATACCATATCCAAAAGgattcaaaatccaaaacttctTGAGAGCCAGCATggtgccacaagtggaaaattccacacgtAAGTACtcaacacaaactttgtttcatgtcCCAATTATTAAAACTATTGTGTACGATTAcattcaggctatgtgtataatgtgcatataaaacataaatgaattgcATGTTCAGACTTGAGTCTTAGCCCCAAGATATGCCATTACGTATGTGCAAATAtcataaaatctgaaaaaatccaaaatctgaaacatgtCTGGTTCAGGCATTTTGagtaagggatactcaacctgtaagaatttcagtttttattactTATAGAGATATGGTATTGGCACATTCAAAGTGAAACATCAGGGATAGCAGAGTGGCCAAAATCATAAGGTATGTGAAGTTTGGTCCCTG is a window from the Rhinopithecus roxellana isolate Shanxi Qingling chromosome 3, ASM756505v1, whole genome shotgun sequence genome containing:
- the KCTD16 gene encoding BTB/POZ domain-containing protein KCTD16; protein product: MALSGNCSRYYPREQGAAVPNSFPEVVELNVGGQVYFTRHSTLISIPHSLLWKMFSPKRDTANDLAKDSKGRFFIDRDGFLFRYILDYLRDRQVVLPDHFPEKGRLKREAEYFQLPDLVKLLTPDEIKQSPDEFCHSDFEDASQGSDTRICPPSSLLPTDRKWGFITVGYRGSCTLGREGQADAKFRRVPRILVCGRISLAKEVFGETLNESRDPDRAPERYTSRFYLKFKHLERAFDMLSECGFHMVACNSSVTASFINQYTDDKIWSSYTEYVFYREPSRWSPSHCDCCCKNGKGDKEGESGTSCNDLSTSSCDSQSEASSPQETVICGPVTRQTNIQTLDRPIKKGPVQLIQQSEMRRKSDLLRTLTSGSRESNMSSKKKAVKEKLSIEEELEKCIQDFLKIKIPDRFPERKHPWQSELLRKYHL